In a single window of the Osmerus eperlanus chromosome 2, fOsmEpe2.1, whole genome shotgun sequence genome:
- the prr36b gene encoding proteoglycan 4 gives MKPDGVATAAMEPMEVQPPEAEPNQGAGPDTQPEELIGQHGEAGQGEPQPEPTKESSPSKTGTNKTKPGAPPTSKPRPSPAQSRPTNGVSKPPTNGVARKSMASTAPEKKSPASTTARRPATNSAVKATGPTANRKTPAPPTNGVKTAAAPKKPAAATRPSSSLKTDKPPVTKTTRPSTATTPTRPASAKTTTPTAKTSTPTTKTATPKTTTPRPASSAPRPASTTPRPASTTPRPASTTPRPATTPRPAATTTPSAGRTPTSQTKTPVKKDAPKPSTPAAKKSTPVPLSRPSTAKTAKPDTPKVVAAAKPDAAPKKPAGVSKAAAPKAKPLAPKEGGPRPLASKPPAPKASSPKKAVGSSTPMPVKRGPKPTLASEPRPEEAGQEGEAPATTAVAAATTVAVATAVAVAAVATTTASSEDTKPLLELEEEIPVAPQAPLPPAPLPPAPLPQLSAQLDLLHLGTAAQDSSSSLGTTVLSPPCSPPGPLSPAQEPQAASPLLGLHAQPDPWGPSQAPEPPALVSHSLQQAASPGASPLASTGASPLASPSQEKEEAVEKADDEINQDDDEEEEEEEERKVGLSEPAHHFQDNSAGWHGDNLLSDTSASQQEEPESLDSSPLMGLANQEAPSKHEAEHVDDMDVSSEKADQGRVRQEDEEEDEDVEEDEDVEEEEDEDVEMPSEGGRETESFFNQEERHDNLNHSAPTPAPPPSAWGPSSFSDTWAPAPHASPSPEPPTQAWLQPSGAPLPPGPPSAPSTPEEDDSSSGVESRSDKQATPLPPRGAEQEQDLGIHLGGGDGEEEEPETLPADEVLGTGPPTAPASAPSSPSTSGDEASDTEGEMQINEPDEEGSSLAALGEEGEEGEEPRAEGEDGGGATPQSANSVASYGFDCPSSTAESSRRSPGIFSLEEMLSEEAKEPSLVQEPGGPGALLTLGGAGLQEAAAPGDAHHPYYSAIGDKTDSFLAGNV, from the exons ATGAAACCTGATGGGGTTGCCACGGCTGCCATGGAGCCAATGGAAGTGCAGCCCCCGGAGGCAGAGCCTAaccagggggcggggcctgacACCCAGCCGGAGGAGCTGATTGGCCAGCACGGGGAGGCGGGGCAGGGGGAGCCTCAGCCTGAGCCAACCAAGGAGAGTTCTCCCTCCAAAACAGGAACTAACAAGACCAAGCCTGGTGCCCCACCCACCTCcaagccccgcccctctccgGCCCAGAGCCGACCCACCAATGGCGTCTCCAAGCCCCCGACTAATGGCGTGGCCAGGAAGAGCATGGCCTCCACAgcaccagagaagaagagccCTGCCTCCACCACAGCCAGACGCCCCGCCACCAACAGTGCCGTCAAGGCAACAGGGCCAACAGCCAATAGGAAGACTCCGGCTCCGCCTACTAACGGCGTCAAAACCGCCGCTGCTCCAAAGAAGCCAGCAG CTGCCACAaggccctcctcctcactcaaGACTGACAAGCCCCCAGTTACCAAGACAACCAG GCCTTCCACAGCCACTACACCCACCCGCCCAGCCTCCGCCAAGACCACCACACCCACGGCCaagacctccacccccaccaccaagaCGGCCACGCCCAAGACAACCACACCCAGACCAGCCTCCTCCGCCCCCAGAccggcctccaccacccccagaccggcctccaccacccccagaccggcctccaccacccccagaccagccaccacccccagaccagccGCCACCACCACGCCCTCTGCTGGTCGCACCCCCACATCGCAGACTAAAACACCTGTGAAGAAGG ACGCCCCCAAACCTTCCACCCCGGCCGCCAAGAAGTCCACACCCGTCCCTCTCAGCCGCCCCTCCACAGCCAAGACCGCCAAACCCGACACACCCAAGGTAGTCGCTGCCGCCAAGCCAGACGCCGCTCCCAAGAAGCCTGCGGGGGTCAGCAAGGCTGCCGCCCCGAAGGCCAAGCCCCTGGCCCCCAAAGAGGGAGGCCCGAGGCCCCTGGCCTCCAAGCCCCCGGCCCCCAAGGCCTCCAGCCCCAAGAAGGCTGTTGGTAGCAGCACTCCCATGCCGGTGAAGCGGGGGCCCAAACCCACACTGGCCTCCGAGCCTCGCCCAGAGGAGGCGGGTCAGGAAGGTGAGGCTCCAGCCACTACCGCAGTTGCCGCAGCAACCACCGTTGCTGTAGCAACCGCCGTTGCCGTGGCAGCCGTCGCCACCACCACGGCATCCTCGGAAGATACCAAGCCTCTcctagagctggaggaggagattcCGGTGGCCCCCCAGgcacccctgcccccagcccccctgcccccggcCCCACTCCCCCAGCTGTCTGCCCAGCTGGACCTCCTCCACCTGGGGACAGCTGCCcaggactcctcctcctccctgggcacCACggtcctgtcccctccctgctcccctccaggGCCCCTCTCTCCGGCCCAGGAGCCCCaggctgcctctcccctgctggGCCTGCATGCCCAGCCTGACCCCTGGGGCCCCAGCCAGGCCCCTGAGCCCCCGGCCCTGGtctcacacagcctccagcagGCAGCCTCCCCCGGGgcctcccccctggcctccaccggggcctcccccctggcctcaccctcccaggagaaggaggaggcagtAGAGAAGGCTGACGATGAGATCAACCAagacgatgatgaggaggaggaggaagaggaggagaggaaggtgggCCTCTCTGAGCCTGCCCACCACTTCCAGGATAACTCCGCTGGTTGGCACGGCGACAACCTGCTGTCCGATACCAGCGCCagccagcaggaggagccagagagtttagactcctcccccctcatggGCTTGGCAAACCAGGAGGCCCCGAGCAAGCATGAGGCGGAGCATGTGGACGACATGGACGTGAGCTCTGAGAAGGCCGACCAGGGCAGGGTCCgtcaggaggatgaggaggaggatgaagatgtggaggaggatgaagatgtggaggaggaagaggatgaagatgTGGAGATGCCCAGCGAGggtggcagggagacagagagcttcTTCAACCAAGAAGAGCGTCATGACAACCTCAACCACTCTGCCCCgaccccagccccgcccccctctgcctggggcccctcctccttctctgacaccTGGGCCCCGGCCCCCCACGCCTCCCCCAGCCCTGAGCCCCCCACCCAGGCCTGGCTGCAGCCCAGCGGCGCCCCCCTGCCACCCGGCCCCCCCAGCGCGCCCAGCACCCCTGAGGAGGACGACAGCAGCTCGGGAGTGGAGTCTCGCTCCGACAAGCAGGCcacgcccctgcccccccgcggggcggagcaggagcaggacctGGGCATACACCTGGGGGGCGGGGACGGcgaagaggaggagccagagACGCTCCCCGCTGATGAGGTTCTGGGCACCggcccccccacagccccagcctccgccccctcttccccctccacaTCTGGGGACGAGGCCAGCGACACGGAAGGGGAGATGCAGATCAATGAGCCGGACGAGGAGGGGAGCAGCCTGGCCgccctgggggaggaaggggaggagggggaggagccacgggccgagggggaggacgggggaggggccACGCCTCAGTCGGCCAACTCGGTGGCGTCGTACGGGTTTGATTGCCCGTCCTCCACCgcagagagcagcaggaggagcccaGGGATCTTCTCCCTGGAGGAGATGCTGAGCGAGGAGGCCAAGGAGCCCTCCCTGGTCCAGGAGCCGGGGGGCCCGGGGGCCCTGCTCACCCTCGGTGGGGCCGGCTTACAAGAGGCCGCGGCCCCCGGTGACGCCCACCACCCATACTACTCTGCCATTGGTGATAAGACTGATAGCTTCCTGGCAGGTAACGTataa